The Alphaproteobacteria bacterium genome includes a window with the following:
- a CDS encoding mandelate racemase/muconate lactonizing enzyme family protein, with protein sequence MTTHGCEIAAIECFHVEWSGPKQFPARSSWVRVRDKAGRAGLGEASPMLDSALSLSFLSGYVAPDLIGADPFDTAVIYQRALNKAMKLGPHGIVTAGLAALDIALWDLKGKIVGRPIYALLGGAWRKELPFYGSIGGLGKVSVDDMLRAIDKRMQDGPALIKIRMEHGRGERDRDVDGDIAKLRAARRHLGASMRLAFDASNGYSVGTAIRIGRILEDEGYTWFEEPVEHYHLEALETVSRKLDIPVSAGEQSYTLQDVAALIDAGVSIVQPDIIKMGGFTGMLECKALALAHGVDLVPHQTQPAIGHAANLHFVAAQFQSTQPCELNDQSDRQSAVFSKFPRIDKGLIKLGADPGLGLVLDEAKLAPLVRPI encoded by the coding sequence ATGACGACCCACGGATGCGAGATCGCCGCCATCGAGTGTTTCCACGTCGAATGGTCCGGGCCCAAACAATTCCCCGCGCGCAGCTCCTGGGTGCGCGTGCGCGACAAGGCCGGGCGCGCCGGGCTTGGCGAAGCCTCGCCGATGCTCGACAGCGCGTTGTCGCTGTCGTTCCTATCCGGCTACGTGGCGCCCGACCTGATCGGCGCCGACCCTTTCGACACGGCGGTCATCTATCAGCGCGCGCTCAACAAGGCGATGAAGTTGGGGCCGCACGGCATCGTCACGGCGGGGCTCGCGGCCCTCGATATCGCGCTCTGGGATCTCAAAGGCAAAATCGTCGGGCGGCCGATCTATGCGCTGCTCGGCGGCGCTTGGCGCAAGGAATTGCCGTTTTACGGGTCGATTGGCGGCCTTGGCAAAGTCTCGGTCGACGACATGCTGCGTGCGATCGACAAGCGCATGCAAGACGGCCCGGCCTTGATCAAAATCCGGATGGAACACGGGCGCGGCGAACGCGATCGCGACGTCGACGGCGATATCGCGAAGCTTCGCGCCGCGCGCCGGCATCTGGGTGCTTCGATGCGCTTGGCCTTCGACGCCAGCAACGGCTACTCGGTCGGCACGGCGATCCGTATTGGCCGCATCCTCGAGGACGAGGGCTATACTTGGTTCGAGGAACCGGTCGAGCACTATCATCTCGAGGCGCTCGAAACGGTTTCGCGCAAACTCGACATCCCCGTTTCGGCGGGCGAACAAAGTTATACGCTGCAGGACGTGGCGGCGTTGATCGACGCGGGCGTGTCGATCGTGCAACCGGATATCATCAAGATGGGCGGCTTCACGGGCATGCTGGAGTGCAAGGCGCTCGCGCTTGCGCATGGCGTCGATCTCGTGCCGCACCAAACGCAGCCCGCCATCGGGCACGCCGCCAATCTCCATTTCGTCGCGGCGCAGTTCCAATCGACGCAACCCTGCGAACTCAACGATCAAAGCGACCGGCAAAGCGCCGTGTTCTCCAAGTTTCCGCGTATCGACAAGGGACTCATCAAGCTCGGCGCCGATCCGGGGCTCGGGCTGGTTCTCGACGAAGCCAAACTCGCGCCGCTCGTGCGGCCGATCTAA
- a CDS encoding mandelate racemase, with product MSAIRETPAPETVIERVELRIFSFPMENVADGIDLPGARSKRVRLAVRLWTADGAVGEYVGGNDTMFGQARIVARKMPGYGCFERERFYEDMKRDLRKTDRMGVGVFDSALWDLAGKRLGCSVSELLGGSRGRLPAYASTWHGGEGGGLDQPEHYVAFAQECFEMGYRAFKVHGWKDGDPAIESRNVRLLGKSLGDKMRFMLDPGCYLRTFADALDVGRACDDANFYWYEDPMGEGGLAAHAHRRLREMIRTPLLIGEHVRGPEAMANLILADGTDFVRADPDFDMGITGAMKIAHLAEALGLDVELHAPGPAQRACMSAIRNSNYYELSMVGPSRGCFTGDFYVCGYSDKLDAVSADGCFPVPTGPGLGVKYDWDYIERQTLETYEHRLAA from the coding sequence ATGAGCGCCATTCGGGAAACGCCCGCCCCAGAGACGGTTATCGAGCGCGTCGAGCTGCGCATCTTTTCCTTCCCAATGGAAAACGTGGCCGACGGCATCGATTTGCCCGGCGCGCGCAGCAAGCGGGTGCGCTTGGCCGTGCGGCTTTGGACCGCCGATGGCGCCGTGGGCGAATATGTCGGCGGGAACGACACGATGTTCGGTCAGGCCCGCATCGTGGCGCGCAAGATGCCGGGCTATGGCTGTTTCGAGCGCGAGCGCTTCTACGAGGATATGAAGCGCGACCTGCGCAAAACCGACCGCATGGGCGTGGGCGTCTTCGACAGCGCGCTATGGGATCTCGCCGGCAAGCGTTTGGGCTGTTCGGTGAGCGAACTTCTCGGCGGCAGCCGCGGCCGTTTACCGGCCTATGCCAGCACCTGGCATGGCGGCGAGGGCGGCGGCCTGGACCAGCCCGAGCATTACGTCGCCTTCGCGCAGGAATGTTTCGAGATGGGCTATCGCGCCTTCAAGGTGCATGGCTGGAAGGACGGCGATCCGGCGATCGAATCGCGCAACGTGCGCCTGCTGGGCAAGTCGCTGGGCGACAAGATGCGCTTCATGCTCGATCCCGGTTGCTATCTGCGGACATTCGCCGACGCGCTGGATGTGGGACGCGCTTGCGACGACGCGAATTTCTATTGGTACGAAGACCCGATGGGCGAGGGCGGATTGGCAGCACACGCCCATCGCCGCCTGCGCGAAATGATTCGCACGCCGCTGCTGATCGGCGAGCATGTGCGCGGCCCCGAAGCGATGGCCAATCTTATCCTGGCCGACGGCACGGATTTCGTGCGTGCCGATCCCGATTTCGACATGGGCATCACGGGCGCGATGAAGATCGCGCATCTGGCCGAAGCGCTGGGCCTGGATGTCGAGTTGCACGCGCCCGGCCCCGCGCAACGCGCCTGCATGTCGGCGATCCGCAACAGCAACTACTACGAATTGTCGATGGTCGGCCCGTCGCGCGGCTGCTTCACCGGCGATTTTTACGTCTGCGGCTATTCGGACAAGCTCGACGCGGTGAGCGCCGACGGGTGCTTCCCCGTTCCGACGGGGCCGGGCCTCGGCGTGAAATACGACTGGGATTACATCGAGCGCCAAACGCTCGAAACCTACGAACACAGGCTCGCCGCATGA